ACTCGTTTTAATTTGCCAAGATTGCTGACTTCTTAACTCCACAGAAATTGCAAGGACTTTCGGGAAAGGATCGTCCGAGTGATAAATGCAGCTGTGGGCAGAATGCCGCATGGGCAGGTgcaggaaaacaagaagaaacgAAGGTGCCAAGAGGAGCCTGAGAAGCTGGGCCTCCAGCAAGGCACCATGGGAAATGGAAAACATTTCTCATGAGGGAGAGGAATGAGTTCAACCCTGTCCCATCATCCTAAACCAAACATATATCTATTTCCCCCATTTCTAGAGACACTGTGTTTGCAGGAAACCATACCCTCTACCCCTTTGAACAAGGATTACAAGTCAGAAGCACAATGGGGCACATGTCAATCTTAGTGGTAAGACAGGGCTTAAAAAATTCACAAGGGGCCATTGAGATGTTTCAGCAGGTAAGAGAGATTGTGGCCAAGCCTAACGACCaaaacctaaattcaatccctggagcccgtgtggcagaaggagagaagctACTCCCAAAaggtgccctctgaccttcacaagcatACCATGGCAAGCATGTGCCCaccaataaatacacacatgatAAATGAGTGAAcctttatagttttttttaaaaaaatactattaaaGACACTTAATACAGTCATAATGCCATATCAACCAATAATATTATTTAGTCCCAGATCTCCACCAACCCCAGAGAAGCCCTGTGCTCATGGCCTGGGTAATTCCATCCTCAAAGCCAAGATGAGATGAGGTGGCCAGACCTTACCAACAAGGGTGTCACAGAGGCTCGAGGGTCCTCTGTCCTTGTCAGGGGGAGGGCTGCTAAGCCTTCTTCATAGCACCCACAGAAGGAGTAACTGCCacattaaaagaataaacattaaCCCTAACGACCAGATTAAATTAATTCTAATAACTTATTCTAGTGCCACACATTCAAGTTATGACATTTCAATATGTAATTGAAATAGAAATAATTACAGCAATCTTTCAGTCTTCGCTGCTATGAAGCCTTTGAAATCTGCTGTCTAATCTATATCTTCAGCACATCTCAATTCAAATGAGCCATGTTTCAAGTGACTGTGGAACTGGGCTTTGTGACCCTGAACAGTGTGTGGAATGCCACCAGTATTCTGAATCATCACTTAGAAAAGGATTGTTGGGGCCCGCGAGATGATTTATGATGtgggtgggattcccctctgtacactgtgaatatgttttattaccgttggttaatagagaagctgcttCGGCCTATGGCAGGCAGAATaaaggcaggggagggggggatcagaacagagatatagagacagAGTGGTTAAAGagtcaccatgtagctgctgaaggagaaagatgccagaatgccggaaccttactggtaggtcgcagccttgtggtgataaatagattaatagaaaagggctagtttaagatataagagttagggTACCTGAGACAAATAGCCTGGTGCCTAGGGTTGTCTGGTCAGAGGAGTGAGAAGAGTTGCTGTAGAGTCTTTTTCTGGAGGGTCTTCGTGAGAAGATTAGCATGTCGTCCATAATCAAAAAAGTGATCAGCACCGCAAAAGCCCCGGCGGCCATCGGTGCCTACAGCCAAGCCGTACTAGTGGACAGGACTGTGTACATTTCTGGACAGGTGGGCTTGGATCCTTCCAGTGGACAGCTTGTGCCAGGAGGGACAGTAGAAGAAACCAAGCAGGCTCTTACAAACTTGGGTGAGATTCTGAAAGCTGCAGGCTGTGACTTCACTAATGTGGTAAAGACAACTGTCTTGCTGGCCGACATAAATGACTTTGCCACTGTCAATGAGATCTACAAAATGTATTTCAAGAGCAACTTTCCTGCCAGGGCTGCGTACCAGGTTGCTGCTTTGCCCAGAGGAAGTCGAATTGAAATTGAAGCAGTTGCCGTCCTGGGGCCGTTCAGCTCAGCATGACTATAAGTGGCCACGCTGAAGTTGACTCtggatctttttaaaatgtctttcacaCCTTAATTTTTACGAATGATGCTGGGAAGTATAAATGTGACCAAAGTAGCTGAGGCCATCAAGGAAACAACCTCACGCACGGAGAAATGAATTGGAGATTCCTAGGCACACTGGCTGATGTCCCAACTGTACTTACACACACTCACGTTGCTGAGTGAGGGAAGGCTCAGCACAGCTACTCATGTGAGTAGCAGGAAAGGGAAGGTGAGCTGTTGTTCATGACAAACAGTAAGAGCACAGCTAAttgattaaattattaatttgttCATGTGAAATATTTAGTCCTCATGTTAGATATAGGGAACTAAATCAAAATAGTTAAACTTGAACAGTACAGGAGAATAAAGTGACCAAAATCTTACACAGATAATATTTTtctaatggaaataaaaatagatgtgtaatttaaaaaaaaaaaaaaaagatataagagttagttaataagaagcctgagctaataggccaaacagtgttgtaattaatatagtatctgtgtgattatttgggtctgggcagctgggaaatgaacaagcagtctccaatTACTCTGATTCACAATAAAAGTGTTTGTCATGGAAGCTGAATAGCATTTATTTGAACCACAGAACCACAGCAGGAAAGAATCAGCTCCTGaaaactggcctcagactctacACCCACACTGTGGCATGTACCTGCATGGGGGTGTGTGTgactgcacatgtgtgtacacacacatcccatacacaaacattttacttaaaatatttttaaaaattaagtacacAAATACCTTAAGGTTGTATAAGACTACCTTGtagtctttcttcttcttcttcttcttcttcttcttcttcttcttcttcttcttcttcttcttcttcttcttcctcctcctcctc
The sequence above is drawn from the Chionomys nivalis chromosome 5, mChiNiv1.1, whole genome shotgun sequence genome and encodes:
- the LOC130874842 gene encoding 2-iminobutanoate/2-iminopropanoate deaminase-like; translation: MSSIIKKVISTAKAPAAIGAYSQAVLVDRTVYISGQVGLDPSSGQLVPGGTVEETKQALTNLGEILKAAGCDFTNVVKTTVLLADINDFATVNEIYKMYFKSNFPARAAYQVAALPRGSRIEIEAVAVLGPFSSA